The Phaeobacter sp. A36a-5a genomic interval GGCAACATTCTACACCCGGACCGATGCCATGTCCGCGGCCTGTTCAATGCAGTTGTTCCTTGGGGCGACCTGCGCCTGGCACAAGGATCTCTTCCGCAAGTATGGTCCGATCCAATATGCAGACTGCTACGAGGACCTTGTGCTTGGGTTCCGTGCTGCGCTGGAGGGGCGCGTCGCATTCATCGACGAAGATCTTATCATCTATCGGGTCGGTATGGGGCAGACCAGCACGCAGCAATCCATCACAGATGCCGAGGCTTTTCGAAAAAAACGTCTGGCAGAGGTCGGCCGCGAGGTTTCGCTTTTGCGCCAGCGCCTGTCCGATGCGCAGGTTTTCGGTCTGACCGAAGGTGACCCGATTCTCGAGGCCATTCGCAGCCGACTTGAGGAACGGCAACTTCGCCGCACCTATCTGAAGGGCGGGCTGCGGAAACTGGACAAATCGGCCTTGAAGCATCCCTGGTCGGTGCTGGGCTTCATTTTATCCGAGCGGCGGCGTCGCAAGAAGGCGCTCAAGACGTCTTAAGGGAGATTGCGGCGGCTCCGGGCGCTTAGCCGAAATCCTCCAATCGTTGCAGCAGCGTTTCGCAGGAGCCGGTGATGTGGTCACGTGTGAGCGCCGCTGCAAGGTCAGCGTCGCCTGCAACACAGGCCTCCCAGATAGCGATGTGCTCACGATTGGCCCGTTCGTTACCATTGGTCAGCACCAGCTGCGCCCTCAAGTAGCTGTCAACGCGGTCCATCGCATTGTCGATCACATCCATGTGGTATTGCAACCCGCTCTCTCGATAGAGTGTGGAGTGGAAATCCCGGTTCAACTCGCCCCAGGTCATCGGATCTTCCGACTGCGAGAACGCTTCCAGGCAGGCCTTGGCGTTGGCCAGCGCCAAAGGCGACATCCGCGGGACAGCACGGCGGATCACCTCCGATTCCAGAACCGCGCGGAAATCGAAAATCTCCTTGGCTTCCTGCGCCGACAGGCCTGAGACGACAGCGCCCTTGTAGCGCTGGGTTTTGACCAGGCCCTGTTCCTCAAGTCTGGAAATCGCTTCGCGAACGGGGATTCGGCTGGTGTTGAACATCTGGGCAATCTCATCCTGCCGCAGCGGCTCACCTTCCTTCAGGTCTCCTTCGATAATCGCCTTGCGCAGGGCGTCAAAGACGATCGTCGAGGCAGACGCGGTCTTGGATATATCAACGGATTTCAACTTCATATCTTCGCTCCTTGTCCGGTTTATACCCTTGATCGTCATTGCGGGGAAAGTGCAGATAAATATCATATTGAATATTGGATCCAATATGTATTATGCAATAAAGCATAGCGCCGAGAGCCAGCACCCTCGGGTTCATATCCATTGAAGAGGATCCAACAATGACACACCCCGTATTCTCCGGCTGTATCCCGGCCCTGATGACCCCCTGCACCGCCGACCGCCGACCGGACTTCGATGCGCTGGTCAAAAAGGGGCAGGAGCTGATTTCGAAGGGCATGTCGGCGGTGGTCTATTGCGGATCGATGGGAGACTGGCCACTGATCAGCGATGCCGAGCGGATGGAAGGCGTTGCCCGATTGGTTGCCGCTGGCGTGCCGACTATCGTCGGTACTGGCGCTGTCAATACGGCGCAGGCCGCTGCCCATGCCGCTCATGCCGCCGAGGTCGGGGCCGCCGGTCTGATGGTGATACCGCGCGTTCTGTCGCGCGGCAGTTCCGTGGCCGCGCAGCGCGACCATTTCGCGGCCGTGCTCTCTGCCGCACCCACGCTGCCTGCGGTGATCTACAACAGCCCCTATTATGGGTTCGCTACGCGCGCTGATCTGTTCTTTGACCTGCGTCGTGACCATCCGAACCTGATCGGATTCAAGGAATTCGGCGGCGCTGAGGACCTGCGGTATGCAGCCGAGAACATCACCTCGCAGGACAGCAGCGTTACCCTGATGATCGGCGTCGATACCACCGTGTTCCACGGCTATGTGAACTGTGGAGCCGGGGGCGCGATCACCGGGATCGGCAATGCGCTGCCTGCTGAGGTGCTGCATCTTGTTTCGCTTTGCCAGTTGGCGGCCAAGGGCAATGCAACAGCCCGTCGGCAGGCGCTTGAACTGGAAGCTGCACTGGCGGTGCTGTCCTCCTTCGACGAAGGTGCGGATCTGGTTCTCTACTACAAGCACCTGATGGTGCTGAACGGCGACAGCGAATACCAGCTGCATTTCAACGAAAGCGACCGGCTCAGCGCCAGCCAGAAAGCCTATGTCGAAGCGCAATATGACCTCTTCCGCAGCTGGTACGCCGACTGGAGCCAGCAACCCGATGTTGCGGCGCTATGCGGGTAATCGACAGCCATACCGCTGGAGAGCCGACCCGTCTGATCCTCTCGGGCGGGCCGGACCTTGGCAGTGGATCACTGGCGGAGCGGGCCGAGCGCCTGTTCCGCGAGCATCGGAGCTTTTGCACATCGGTGCTGTCAGAGCCACGTGGTCACGACGCCATCGTTGGTGCCCTGCTGGTGCCGCCGACAGATCCCGGCTGCGCCGTCGGTGTCATCTATTTCAACCCGGTCGGGCCCTTGGGCATGTGTGGCCATGCCACCATAGGAACCGCAGTGAGCCTGCATCATCTCGGGCGCCTTGATCGGGGCCGACATCATATCGAAACGCCGGTTGGGACCGTCGGCGTCCATTTGCAGTCCGCCAATCGCGCCGCTGTCGAAAATGTCGAGAGCTACCGCTATCGCGCCAACGTCGTGGTCGAGGTGCCAGATCAAGGCCCCGTCACGGGCGATATCGCCTGGGGTGGAAACTGGTTCTTCCTGACCTCCGATGCACCGGCACCGCTCACTTTGGCCCATATCGACCAGCTGACCGCGCGGGCCGTTGCCTTGCGGCTTGCCTTGGCCGAGCAGGGGATCACCGGGCGCGACGGCGCCATGATCGACCACGTCGAGTATGTCGCGCCACCGCTGACCTCCGAAGGGCATGCACGCAACTTCGTGCTTTGCCCGGGAACAGCCTATGACCGCTCGCCCTGTGGCACCGGTTCGGCGGCGAAACTGGCCTGCCTTGCTGCTGATGGCGATCTTGCGCCCGGCGTGACCTGGATTCAGGAAAGCGTGATCGGCAGCACCTATTCGCTGCAATACCGCAGAGGCTCCAGCGGCGGAGTGATTGCGACCATAACCGGCACGGCCTTTGTGACCGGAGACACAGTTTTGAACTTTGATCCCGCAGACCCCTATCGGGCGGGGATCACCACCCAAGAGGTATTTTGATGGACTATCGCAACCTGATCGCCGGCGACTGGTCGGAGACCGCCGCCGCCAGCGCCAATATCAACCCGTCCGACACGCAGGACATGTTGGGCTACGCCGCCAACAGCCAGGCCGAAGACATGGATCGCGCGATTGCCGCGGCGAAGGCCGCCGCCCCGAGCTGGGCCGCCAGCACGCCGCAACAGCGATTTGATATATTGGACGCCATCGGCACCGAAATCCTGGCCCGCAAGGCCGAACTGGGTCGGCTGCTGTCGCGCGAAGAAGGCAAGACGCTGCCCGAAGGCATCGGCGAGGCGGCGCGGGCCGGGCAGATTTTCAAGTTCTTCGCGGGTGAAACCCTGCGCCAGGCGGGTGAGATACTTGCCTCGGTTCGCCCCGGCGTCGGTGTCGAGGTGACCCGCTCTCCGGTCGGCGTTGTCGGCCTCATCACGCCCTGGAACTTCCCCATCGCCATCCCGGCCTGGAAAGTCGCCCCGGCACTGGCCTATGGCAATGCGGTTGTTCTGAAACCGGCCGAGCTGACACCGGGTTGCGCCCATGCGCTGGCCGAGATCATCAACCGCTCCGGTTTGCCCGATGGTGTCTTCAACATCGTCTTTGGCACCGGCAGCACCGTTGGTCAGCGGCTTGTGGACAGCCGTGATGTTGATGCTGTCTCCTTTACCGGTTCGGTTGAGACCGGCAGCGCCATTGCGGCTGCCTGCGGCGCGCAGCGCAAGAAGCTGCAGCTGGAAATGGGTGGCAAAAACCCAATGGTGGTGCTGGATGATGCCGATCTGGAGACCGCGGTCGAGGCCAGCCTCAATGGCGCGTTCTTCTCCACCGGTCAGCGCTGCACGGCCTCTTCGCGGCTGATCGTGACCGAAGGCATCCACGACCGTTTTGTCGCGGCTCTGGGCCAGCGGATGACAGATCTTCGGGTCGGCAATGCGCTGGATCAGGAGACCCAGATTGGTCCGGTTGTGGATGAGCGGCAGCTGGAGAAGGATCTCTACTATATAGATGTCGCCGCCAGCGAAGGCGGGCGGGTGCTCGGAGGCCAGACGCTTCAGCGCAGCACCAAGGGATTTTATCTTTCGCCTGCTCTGGTGACCGAGACGTCCAACGAGATGCGCATCAATCAGGAAGAGGTCTTTGGCCCGCTGGCATCGGTTATTCGCGTTGCCGACTATGACGAGGCGCTGATGGTTGCCAATGACACACCGTTTGGTCTCAGCGCAGGGATTTGCACCGGATCGCTCAAATATGCGACGCATTTCAAGGCCAATGTCGAGGCCGGCATGGCGATGGCGAATCTTCCGACCGCCGGGGTGGATTATCACGTTCCATTTGGCGGCACCAAAGGGTCCAGTTTTGGTGCCCGTGAGCAGGGCAGCCATGCGAAAGACTTTTATACAAAAGTCAAAACTGCCTATACCTTGGCGTAACGCCGGTTAGCAGGTGGCGGGGCGGGGGCCTCGCCACAGTCACGAATGGGGGGCAGATGACAAAGACGGTTGTGGTTATCGGTGCAGGTGTCGTGGGTGTCAGCACGGCTCTACGGTTGCAAAGCGAGCTTGCAGCCAGCGGCGGGCAGGTTGTCCTGCTGGATCGCAAGGGCGTGGCCGAGGAAACCTCCGCAGGCAACGCCGGGGCCTTTGCCTTCACCGATGTTGAGCCGCTTGCGACGCCCGGCATCATGAAAAAGGCGCCGGGCTGGCTCCTTGATCCGCTTGGCCCGCTGTCTGTGCCGCCTGCCTACGCGCTGCAGCTGACGCCCTGGTTGATCCGCTTCTGGCGGGCCAGCTGGCGGGATCGTTATCAGGCCGTGGTAAAGGCCCAGGCCGCTCTGATGCACCTTGCCAAGGCCGCGACGGAACGCCAGATCTCCGATACCGGCGGCGAAGCGATGATCCAGCGGGAAGGCGCCCTGCAGCTATATGAATCCGAGGCCGAGTTCGCGGCCAGCCAATACGGCTGGCAGCTGCGCCGTGATCACGGCATCCGGTTTTCTCTGCTCCACAGCCCGGCTGAAATCGCCGAGATCCAACCCGGTCTCAGCTCCCGGTTTACCCACGCAGGGTTCACGCCCGACTGGATGAACACCTGCGATCCCAAGGCCTGGGTTGAGCATCTGTTTCAGGCCTTCACAGCGCGCGGTGGCCAGTTTCGCAAGGGCGATGTGCGCGATCTGGAGACCGGCGACGATGGCATTCGCATCATGACCGAGGGCGAGCCGCTCTTGGCGGATCATGTCGTGATAGCCGCCGGTGCCTGGTCACATCACCTGGCACGCAGGCTGGGGGACCGGCTGCCGCTGGAAACCGAGCGCGGCTATAATACGACCCTGCCGGCGGGGTGTTTTGATCTGCGCACGCATATTACCTTCAGCCGACATGGCTTTGTGGTGAGCCGGATTCGCGGGGGAGTCCGTGTTGGCGGCGCGGTCGAACTGGGCGGGCTGAAACTGCCTGCGAACTTTAAACGCGCGGACACGCTCCTGGCAAAGGCCGCGCAGTTCATGCCCGAACTGGACACGGCCAATGGCACCCAGTGGATGGGTTATCGCCCCTCATTGCCCGATAGCCTGCCAGTGATCGGTACCGCCACCCGTGACACGCGCGTGATCTATGCCTTTGGCCATGGCCATGTCGGCCTGACACAATCGGCGGCCACGGCCGAGCTGGTCGCGGATCTGGTCGAGGCGCGTCGGCCCGCCATCGACCTCTCTGCCTTTGCAGCGGATCGCTTCTGACACAACCGTCTGCATCTATTGTCGTTTTCGCCGTGCCGAAAGGCGCGGCGTTGTTTTTTCCACAGTTGTTCGCAAACCGAACGTGAACGAAATAGAAGGAATTGTCTGGCTATCTCTTAGGCTATTCGGTCGCCTTGCGACAGAATCGGCACTTTTAAGAGGAGACATGCGCGTCATGCCCAAGGCCCCGAAACTCTCGCTCAAGCTGAAATTGCCCCTGATTATGGTGGCCTTGACGGCAACGTTTCTGGTGACAGTCTCATTCCTCGTCTATTCGATGGCGGAGAAGAGCATTCGCGATTTCGTTTATGCGTCGAAAGCGACCACCGCCCGTTCCGGTGAGCAGGCGTTGAGCTTCATGATGGAGGCCGCGCGCCGCGACTTGTCGATCAACGCGTCGCAGCCAACGGTATTCCGGGCCATCAGCAACTTCGACCGCGTCTACACGATGATCGAAGAAGAGCCGGTTGGGTTCCTGCGGCGTCACTACATCGAGGAAAACCCCAACGCGGCGAACGAGCGTCATCTGCTGAGCGATCCGGGCGATGGCTCCTATTACAGCCAGTCCCATGCGACCTATCACCCGACTTTCCTGCAGTCGCTGGAGGTCAACGGCTATGAGGATCTCTATCTTCTGAACGCATCGGGCCAGCTGTTGTATTCGGTAAAGAAACGCGAAGACTTCATTCAGCAATTCGGTTCGGGCGAGAATGCCGAAAGCGGCCTAGGCAAAGTGTTCAGCGCAGCGCTCAACGCCGAGGAAGGTCAGGTTGTGACCGCTGATTTTGCGACCTACGCGCCGGGCGGCGGCGGTGCAGGTGCCTTTATGGCGGTGCCGGTATTCAACAAGAAAAAAGAAGTCATCGGCGTGATGGCGGTTCAGATTTCAAGCGCTGCGGTCGTGGCCGCGCTGACATCCAACATGGACGTCGACGGACATCAGAACATCTTCCTGGTTGGCAGCGACGGCACCGCACGCAGTACTTCGGTGATCGAAGGGGAGTTTGCCATTGGCGATGCCCTGCCGGAGAACGCCGTAACCAAGGCGGCCGCGGCGGGCGATAGCGGTCTGTTTGAGAGCGCCACATCCATCTCTGGTAAACCCATCATTGCCATGGTGCGGCCATTGGACATTGCGGGCTTTGACTGGTCTTTGGTGCTACAGACCGAAGAACAGGCAGCTTTTGCAAAGGTTCGCGACATCCGGCTTGTGGCGATGCTGATGATCGGGGTTTCGGTCCTGATTGCTATCGTGGTGTCTTTCGTCGCGGCACGCCATGTCACCCGCCCGATTCTGGCGCTGCGCGAGGCTACGAATGCGCTGGCTGCCGAAGATTACGCAAGTGAAATCAGCGGTCGTGGCCGTGGTGATGAGCTGGGCGATCTGGCCCGGAGTCTGGATATGTTCCGCTACAAGCTGCTGATCGCGGATGAGGCCGCCGAGCGCGAAGAAGAAGCCGCAAAACAGACCGCTGCGGTTGTCGAGGAGATGAGCGGCGCCCTGGCCGAGTTGCAGCGCGGCAACCTGGCCTGCGACATCCAACAACCTTTTGCGGAGCACTACGAAACGCTGCGCGAGAATTTCAATCGCAGCCTGGTCAACCTGCGCGATTCACTGTCTGAGGTGGTGGATGCGGCTCATAACGTCGACAAGTTTTCCGAAGAGCAGCGTGCCTCCGCCGAGGAAATGGCGCATCGGACCGAAGCGCAGGCCGGCACTTTGGAGGAAACCGCAGCAGCGCTGCAGGACCTGACCAATAGCATTCGAGAGACCGCCGACCGGGCCGGGCAGGTCGATGAGACCATGCGCGGTACACGCGACGAGGCCGAACACAGCAACCATATCGTGACGTCTGCGGTCCAGGCGATGGACCAGATTCAGGATGCCTCCGAGCAGATTTCGCAGATTATCAACATGATTGACGATATCGCCTTCCAGACCAATCTTCTGGCACTGAACGCAGGCGTCGAGGCGGCACGGGCCGGTGAGGCCGGTGCTGGTTTTGCAGTTGTCGCCTCTGAGGTGCGTGCCCTCGCGATGCGGGCCTCCAAAGCTGCTGGGCAGATCAAGGGGCTGACGTCGGCAAGCGAGGAACATGTCGCAAACGGGGTGGCCATGGTCGGGCGTGCGGGGGATGCGCTCAGCGGGATCATCGAAAAGGTCACGAATGTATCCGACCTCATCACTGAAATCGCAGATGGCGTGCAGAAACAATCCAAAGGGTTGGAGAACATCAACGGCGCTATGGGGCGTCTAGATGGCACCACTCAGCAAAACGCCGCAATGTCCGAGGAAGCCTCTGCCGCCAGCCAGCTGCTGCAACATGAAGCACAGGCGCTGACCGGCGTGGTTTCGCGGTTCCAGCTCGGCAATGGCGCAGCCAGCGCAGGCTCAGGTGACTGGGCGGCGGATGGGGCTGCTGGCGCTCACTCAGCCTACGGCTGACCGCATCAAGACATGAGACAGAAGCGCCCGGTCTGATTTTCAGATCGGGCGATTTTTTGTGATCGGGTGTTTGTTTTTCCGGGATCGACACCGCAGCTGCGCAAACTCACCGGTACGCCCTAGAGGATGTCTCGATCAGCAGAAATGGATGCAGTTCTGACAGCCGTCGCAGGTCGTGAACCACCGAAAGGGGTTATTTGGTGAGCGTCATGAACCCACCCTGCAAGGCAGTGACAGCCGTCTGATTGGTATCGGTCACAGCGTTGCGGTGGGCCATCCGCTCGAGATTGACGATGGTCGACAACATGATCCGGTCATGGCTCCAGTCGCCGGGCCGCTGCATCAGGAGCGCGGTGGCAATCACCCCGGTCGCCAGCATCGTCGAAACCAGCATCCAGCCGAACATATGGGGATCTTGGGGCTGCTGCGCTGCGGTGACCACATCAATGCGCCGGGCCAGCGTGGCCCCACGGCGCAGTTCGCGCCGATCTACCAATGCGACCGAGGGGCTGCGCTGCACGAAGCGGATCGGATCCCGCGCCGCCAGGGTGCAGGCCCGGATCAGACATTCGCAGTAGGCGCGGATATCCCGCTGCCCGCGCGTCATCAGCGCCTGGTCACAGGCAAATTCCCGCAGCATCTGCACTTCACGACGCCAGAGGTGATAGGCGGGGTTCCAGAACAGGAAGGGGCGCAGTGCCTCCAGCAGGAATTCGCATTCCACATCCCACTGGCGGAAATGCTGCAATTCATGGGCAACGCTCAACCGCAGATCCGATGGGTTTGTGACCAGCGCGGAGGGCAGCACAACATAGCGGGTAAACAGGCCGCGCGTGGAGAAGGCGACTGTGCTCCGGTCGCTGATGCGGATTTCGATACGGCCAAGACGCTTCCAGATATAGGCCTGTCGCAATCCCGCTCGCAGCCGCAGCACGGCCAAGCCCAGCTGCGCGAGGGAAAGGAGGGCACCGACAATGAGCGCGGCAATGGCAAGCTGCGCCCAGAGGCTGGTCTGCGCCATCAACGCCCTCACCAGATCTTCGCGCAGGCCAAGGATGCTCTCAAACCGTGTGGCGCTCATGTTGACATTGCCCTGCAGATACTGCGCCACCAGCATGTCCGACAGGGTGGGCGGCTGGGAGACGACATAGGTGGTCAGAGCAACCACCAGTATCGGTGACACCGTCAGCAAAAGCGTCATGCCGTTCAGCAGCCTGAGCTGTGGGCGAAACGCCGGGCCCAGCCGACTGCGTGCCAGGATCGCCCGCAGAGCCAGCCAAAGAACGGTGCCGGCAAGGAGCAGTAAATTCAGGTCAATATAGGCGTTCAGAAAACTCTCAGCGTTCATCGTCCCCCAACCTTTCATTCAGCAAGGCCCGTATCTCCACGAGCATCTCGTCGGTGACATCCTCGTCATCCACCAGGCGGGCGACGAGGGCCGCCGGGGCGCCGTTGAAGAGCTTGCTCGAAAGGTTCTTGAGAGTGGTTTTCTGATAATCCGCCTTGGGCACCGCAGGGCGGTAGACCAAGGATCTGTCAGCTCGTTCGCTGCTCAGAAACCCTTTTTGTTCCATAATCTTCAGCACAGTCGCGACCGATGTGTAGGCCCGTTCCTGGCTTTTGTTCAGTTCGGCCAGGATATCGCGCACCGTGCCGCCGCCGGTTTCCCAGACAACAGTCATGAATTCGAGTTCAACCTCTGTCAAAAGCGGGTTGTCCTGTTTCTTTCGCATCATGTCTGTCCGGTTGTCCTGGGCTTTGATCATGCTAGGGGATTGGGGGGAGGTTTGAAAACTACTTTTTTAAGAGAGTGGTCCCGAGACCGCGAAAAACACGGTGATGGTCTTGCGACAAAGGGCCCGCCAAGGGGCCCTTTGCCAATGAACTGCGGTCAGACCTTCCAGAAGGTGAAGACAAACCAGCCGATCGAGAGCCCCAGCGGCCACCACAGCGGCATCCCCACCAGACCCAGCCAGGCCAGGAAGATGTAGGAGGTGCCCAGCAGGCTGATGAACAGCCGGTCGCCACGGGTTGTCACCAGCCCCAGCGCGCCTTTGCGGGTGTCGCCTCCGGGTTGACGGATTTCCAGAACGATCATCAGGCCGATGGCCGAAAAGATCCCGATGAACACAAGGGCGGTGGGCCAGGTCCAGGCCATCCAACTCAGCATTATACCCTCCCCATCGCAAAGCCTTTTGCGATGTAGTTGCGGACGAAATAGATCACGATCGCGCCCGGAATGATTGTCAATGTGCCCGCAGCCGCCAGCAGGCCCAGCTCATACCCGGCACTTGAGGCGGTTTTGGTCATGGTGGCCGCGATGGGTTTTGCGGCAACGGCGGTCAATGTCTTGGCCAGCAGCAGTTCCACCCAAGAGAACATGAAGCAGAAGAAAGCCGCCACGCCGACGCCTGCCTTGATCGACGGGATGAAGATCGTGGCAAAGAAGCGCGGGAAGGAATAGCCGTCCACATAGGCGGTTTCATCCAGCTCTTTGGGGATGCCGCCCATGAACCCTTCAAGGATCCAGACCGCCAGTGGAATGTTGAACAGGCAGTGCGCCAGAGCCACCGCGAGATGGGTGTCGAACAGGCCGACAGCGGAATAAAGCTGGAAGAACGGCAGCGCAAACACCGCGGCCGGCGCCATCCGGTTGGTCAGCAGCCAGAAAAACAGCTGCTTGTCGCCAAGAAAGCGGTAGCGCGAGAACGCATAGGCCGCAGGCAGGGCAACAGCGACGGAGATCACCGTATTGATCGACACATAGATGATCGAGTTGATGTAGCCCCAATACCAGCTCGGATCGGTAAAGATCGTTGCATAGTTCTCAAGCGTAAAGGTTTGCGGGAACAGCGAGAACCCGGACAGGATTTCATTCGTCGTCTTGAAGCTCATCGCCACCAGCCAGTAGATCGGCAGCATGAGGAACAGGATATAGACGATGGGGACGATGGTACGTTTTTGCATCGTATCAGATCCTCAATTCTGGTCGTCTTTGGTCATCAGCGTGTAAAACAGCCAGCTGACCAGAAGTGTGATTGCGAAATAGATGAGCGACATGGCGGCAGCCGGGCCTAGGTCGAACTGACCAAGGGCGATCTTCACTAGGTCGATCGACAACAGCGTGGTGGAATTGCCGGGTCCGCCGCCGGTCAGAACAAACGGCTCGGTGTAGATGTTGAAGCTGTCCATGAACCGCAACAGGATCGCGATGGTCAGCACCGTCTTCATCTTCGGCAGCTGGATGAACCGGAACACGGCCCAGTTGGAGGCGCCGTCGATCTTGGCCGCCTGATAATAGGCGTCGGGGATCGACACGAGACCGGCATAGCTCAGCAGTACCACCAGCGAGGTCCAGTGCCAGACATCCATGGTCACGATGGTCACCCAGGCCGCAATCGGGTCCTGTGTCATATCATAGTTGATGCCCAGCACGTGGTTCAGGAAATACCCCAGGAGGCCGATATCCGGCAGGGTGAAGATGTTCCACATCGCGCCGACCACATTCCACGGGATCAGCATCGGCAGCGCCATGGTCACCAGACAGACCGGCACCCAGAACCCTTTGCGCGGCATCGACAGCGCAATTGCGATGCCCAGCGGCACCTCGATGATCAGGATCAGGAAGGTGAACAGGAACTGGCGTCCCAGCGCGGCATGGAACCGGTCAGAGCGCAGGATCTGCTGGAACCAGTCGAGCCCCTGCCAGAAGAACACGTTGTCGCCGAATGTCTCCTGAACGGAGTAGTTGACGACGGTCATCATCGGGATCAGCGCGTTGAAGGCAACGAGCAGAAGGACAGGCAGGACAAAGAACCACGCCTTTTGGTTTTCGGTTTTCATTATGCCTGCTCCTCGGTCGCGGTGGCAGATTGGGCAGCTTCTGTCGCGATCCAGCCATCGACATAAAGCCGGGTCTGGTCCTGACGGAAGGACAGGTGGACCGCCTCGCCCTTGGCGGGGCCTGCACCTTCGATCACGGCATTGATCCGCTGGCCTTCAGCTTCACATTCGACAACGGTGTGCCGCCCGACATCCGAAACCTTGGTCACAGTTGCAGGCAGGCCGTTCGCGGCGAGCGTGACAAACTCGGGCCGGATGCCGACCTCGGTCTTGCCTTTGGCGTCACCCAAAATCGGGCCTTCCAGTGCAATCGGCTGGGTGCCGATATAGGGCTGGCCTGCGCGCAGGTCGCAAGGCAGCACGTTCATGCCAGGTGAGCCGATGAAATGGCCAACAAACGTATGTGCGGGGCGTTCGAACAGCTCAACCGGGGTGCCGATCTGTACCACCAGACCATCCTGCATCACCACCACCTGATCGGCAAAGGTCAGCGCCTCTGTCTGGTCATGGGTCACATAGATCATCGTGGCCTTCACGCGCTGATGCAGTTCTTTCAGCTTCGAACGCAGTTTCCACTTCAGATGCGGGTCGATCACGGTGAGCGGCTCGTCGAACATCACGACGTTCACATCCTCGCGCACCAGACCCCGGCCCATGGAGATCTTCTGCTTGTTGTCCGGGCTCAACCCTGCGGCGCGGGTGTTGAGTAGATCAGTCACTTCCAGCATCTCGGCAATGGCCATCACGCGCTCTTTGACCGTTGCCTCGTCACGGCCGCGGTTGCGCAGCGGAAAGGCGAGGTTGTCGTAAACGGTCATGGTGTCGTAGATCACCGGAAACTGGAACACCTGCGCAATGTTGCGCTGATCTGGGGGCAGTTTGGTGACATCCTTGCCGTCAAAGAGGATCTGCCCTTCGGAGGGCACCAACAGGCCGGATATGATGTTCAGCAGCGTGGATTTGCCGCAACCCGAAGGACCAAGCAGGGCGTAGGCACCGCCATCGGTCCAGTCGAGGTCGATTTCCTTCAGGGCGTAGTCGGATTCGCTTGAGGGGGTCGGCACATAGCTGTGCCGCAGTTTTGAGAGTGTAATTTTTGCCATTTGCGCCTCACGCCACGCGGGAGCCATCAGGGGCAAAGACATATGCCGCCGAGGGATCCATATAAAAATCATGCAGTTCGCCGACCTCATAGGGGTGAACCCCCGCAGCAAGGGAGACCCAGCTGCCGTGATCTGCATCCAAGCCCATGTCGAAATGGGCACTGCTTTCAGAGCCGGACAGCTCCGTCACCTGCACCCGGCCCGACAGCTGCACCGTGGTCGCAGGGCTGGCGATCGGCAGAACGTGGTAGGGGCGGATCGCGATGGTGTAGGGGCCATCTGCCAGATCTGCCGCCGCGCCGGTCAGCGACCAGCTGACGTCATTGCCCAGGCGCGCTGTGCTGCCCTGCTTCACGATTGGGGCGGTGTTGATCGGCGGA includes:
- a CDS encoding glycosyltransferase; amino-acid sequence: MNRYSYSVVLLTYNQRDYVKEAVEAVLAQDCDPIEILLSDDCSQDGTFEAMEALVADYSGPHSVVLNKNPQNLGVNKHIERCFNLSTGDVIIAASGDDISLPGRVARTIEVFERDDPLLVFSHGQVETLDGKPMPKTYAKATFYTRTDAMSAACSMQLFLGATCAWHKDLFRKYGPIQYADCYEDLVLGFRAALEGRVAFIDEDLIIYRVGMGQTSTQQSITDAEAFRKKRLAEVGREVSLLRQRLSDAQVFGLTEGDPILEAIRSRLEERQLRRTYLKGGLRKLDKSALKHPWSVLGFILSERRRRKKALKTS
- a CDS encoding GntR family transcriptional regulator; this translates as MKLKSVDISKTASASTIVFDALRKAIIEGDLKEGEPLRQDEIAQMFNTSRIPVREAISRLEEQGLVKTQRYKGAVVSGLSAQEAKEIFDFRAVLESEVIRRAVPRMSPLALANAKACLEAFSQSEDPMTWGELNRDFHSTLYRESGLQYHMDVIDNAMDRVDSYLRAQLVLTNGNERANREHIAIWEACVAGDADLAAALTRDHITGSCETLLQRLEDFG
- a CDS encoding dihydrodipicolinate synthase family protein codes for the protein MTHPVFSGCIPALMTPCTADRRPDFDALVKKGQELISKGMSAVVYCGSMGDWPLISDAERMEGVARLVAAGVPTIVGTGAVNTAQAAAHAAHAAEVGAAGLMVIPRVLSRGSSVAAQRDHFAAVLSAAPTLPAVIYNSPYYGFATRADLFFDLRRDHPNLIGFKEFGGAEDLRYAAENITSQDSSVTLMIGVDTTVFHGYVNCGAGGAITGIGNALPAEVLHLVSLCQLAAKGNATARRQALELEAALAVLSSFDEGADLVLYYKHLMVLNGDSEYQLHFNESDRLSASQKAYVEAQYDLFRSWYADWSQQPDVAALCG
- a CDS encoding 4-hydroxyproline epimerase translates to MRVIDSHTAGEPTRLILSGGPDLGSGSLAERAERLFREHRSFCTSVLSEPRGHDAIVGALLVPPTDPGCAVGVIYFNPVGPLGMCGHATIGTAVSLHHLGRLDRGRHHIETPVGTVGVHLQSANRAAVENVESYRYRANVVVEVPDQGPVTGDIAWGGNWFFLTSDAPAPLTLAHIDQLTARAVALRLALAEQGITGRDGAMIDHVEYVAPPLTSEGHARNFVLCPGTAYDRSPCGTGSAAKLACLAADGDLAPGVTWIQESVIGSTYSLQYRRGSSGGVIATITGTAFVTGDTVLNFDPADPYRAGITTQEVF
- a CDS encoding aldehyde dehydrogenase family protein, yielding MDYRNLIAGDWSETAAASANINPSDTQDMLGYAANSQAEDMDRAIAAAKAAAPSWAASTPQQRFDILDAIGTEILARKAELGRLLSREEGKTLPEGIGEAARAGQIFKFFAGETLRQAGEILASVRPGVGVEVTRSPVGVVGLITPWNFPIAIPAWKVAPALAYGNAVVLKPAELTPGCAHALAEIINRSGLPDGVFNIVFGTGSTVGQRLVDSRDVDAVSFTGSVETGSAIAAACGAQRKKLQLEMGGKNPMVVLDDADLETAVEASLNGAFFSTGQRCTASSRLIVTEGIHDRFVAALGQRMTDLRVGNALDQETQIGPVVDERQLEKDLYYIDVAASEGGRVLGGQTLQRSTKGFYLSPALVTETSNEMRINQEEVFGPLASVIRVADYDEALMVANDTPFGLSAGICTGSLKYATHFKANVEAGMAMANLPTAGVDYHVPFGGTKGSSFGAREQGSHAKDFYTKVKTAYTLA
- a CDS encoding NAD(P)/FAD-dependent oxidoreductase, with translation MTKTVVVIGAGVVGVSTALRLQSELAASGGQVVLLDRKGVAEETSAGNAGAFAFTDVEPLATPGIMKKAPGWLLDPLGPLSVPPAYALQLTPWLIRFWRASWRDRYQAVVKAQAALMHLAKAATERQISDTGGEAMIQREGALQLYESEAEFAASQYGWQLRRDHGIRFSLLHSPAEIAEIQPGLSSRFTHAGFTPDWMNTCDPKAWVEHLFQAFTARGGQFRKGDVRDLETGDDGIRIMTEGEPLLADHVVIAAGAWSHHLARRLGDRLPLETERGYNTTLPAGCFDLRTHITFSRHGFVVSRIRGGVRVGGAVELGGLKLPANFKRADTLLAKAAQFMPELDTANGTQWMGYRPSLPDSLPVIGTATRDTRVIYAFGHGHVGLTQSAATAELVADLVEARRPAIDLSAFAADRF